The Henckelia pumila isolate YLH828 chromosome 2, ASM3356847v2, whole genome shotgun sequence genome includes a window with the following:
- the LOC140879254 gene encoding uncharacterized protein — protein sequence MSCIIWNVRGLENQRAIRELKRLIAKKKKPSVLSLQNKIEIALSFIKHSEKHWRFTGFYGNPEPGSRNISWELFRRLHGNHELRELPWLVGGDFNEICYDREKFGGNMRPMHQTKEFRDVLKDYSLQDLHGSGEFYKWVNQRANDELIFERLDRFVATFSWRILYPAARAQSFECYHFDHRAILLDLGNARVHQFHNGPRFRFETHWATEADISDTIARGWCKEYGSLTLTHRIQNCKDALSAWAGNRFRNFSNQIQKMRARLNRLKKSVNWSNSVAQIQTLENHIETLASKEEFYWKQRSRVNWLAHGDQNSKFFSRKCIDQKS from the exons ATGAGTTGCATCATTTGGAATGTACGAGGGCTTGAGAACCAACGTGCAATCCGAGAACTGAAGCGACTTATCGCAAAAAAAAAGAAGCCTTCCGTCCTTTCCCTCCAAAACAAAATTGAG ATTGCTCTATCATTTATCAAACACTCGGAGAAACATTGGAGATTTACGGGATTCTATGGGAACCCAGAACCAGGCAGCCGAAATATTTCTTGGGAGCTGTTTCGTCGGCTCCATGGAAATCATGAACTTCGAGAGCTTCCCTGGCTCGTTGGAGGGGATTTTAATGAGATATGCTATGATAGAGAAAAATTTGGGGGAAATATGAGGCCAATGCACCAAACTAAGGAATTCCGGGATGTTCTTAAAGACTACTCTCTACAGGATTTACATGGAAGTGGGGAGTTTTACAAATGGGTTAATCAACGAGCCAATGATGAGTTGATTTTTGAGCGTCTTGACCGTTTCGTTGCTACGTTCTCATGGAGAATTCTCTACCCCGCAGCAAGAGCTCAGTCCTTTGAATGTTATCATTTTGACCACCGAGCTATTCTACTTGACCTTGGTAACGCCAGAGTGCATCAGTTCCATAATGGGCCAAGATTCCGGTTTGAAACTCATTGGGCCACTGAGGCTGATATCTCGGATACAATAGCTAGAGGATGGTGCAAAGAATATGGCTCTTTGACTTTAACTCATCGCATCCAGAACTGCAAAGATGCTTTAAGTGCTTGGGCAGGTAATCGGTTTCGCAACTTCTCCAACCAAATTCAGAAGATGAGGGCTCGATTGAACAGACTCAAAAAATCAGTCAATTGGAGTAACTCAGTTGCTCAGATTCAGACCCTTGAGAACCATATTGAGACTTTAGCCTCTAAAGAGGAGTTCTATTGGAAACAAAGAAGCAGGGTCAATTGGTTGGCACATGGTGACCAAAATTCCAAATTTTTTTCACGCAAGTGCATCGACCAAAAGAGCTAA
- the LOC140881384 gene encoding receptor protein kinase TMK1-like, translated as MASGILFFTLFSLLAAAGRSQSPDAAVMQGLKKSLNSPTQLEWNDPDPCKWKNVLCSNNRVVRIQIGRLNLGGFLPSNINGLTSLQVFEVQDNQIGGPLPSFAGLNSLQSLLVNNNKFTAIPLDFFNGMTSLQNVNLEHNPFTSWVIPESLKSASSLDTFSATGTNLSGVLPEIFGLDTFPSLTTLRLALNYLEGPLPSSFSGSSIQTLWLNGQQSSSRLNGSISVLQNMTQLTQVWLHGNSFSGPLPDFSGMIQLQDLSLRDNSLTGTVPESLVGLQSIQVVNLTNNLLQGMTPKFSSSVKVDMTVKSNSFCLPDPGVECDPRVNVLLDVVKEFGYPHDLANAWKGNDPCASWRGITCNNGSITVVNFRQMNLIGSISPKFSLITTLQRLILSKNRLTGTIPSELTILTQLTLLDVSDNNINGKVPAFSSSVTVKTDGNVNIGKDYLPSETTSGGDGSGNNGRKKSSIGVILGSVVGLCALIFVGALVFFLYRNKVKRSSMVQLPHTMVIHPRLSGSEDAVKITIAGSSLNGVTSETHSQGSSGQPDLQVVEAGNMVISIQVLRNVTDNFNVQNILGSGGFGTVYKGELHDGTKIAVKRMESGMMSDKGLDEFKSEISVLTKVRHRHLVELLGYCLDGSERLLVYEYMPQGTLSRFLFNWKVEGLKPLEWLKRLAIALDVARGVEYLHGLAQQSFIHRDLKPSNILLGDDMRAKVADFGLVRLAPDGKASVATKLAGTFGYLAPEYAVTGRVSTKIDVYSFGVILMELITGRKAIDETLPDENQHLVAWFRRMLINKDTFSKAIDPHLDLNKETLSSIITVAELAGHCSSREPYQRPDMGHVVNVLSSLAELWKPTEPADPEDVYGIDYDMTLPQALKKWQAFEGMSYLDDPYSQLGTNDNTGTSIPNRPSGFAVSFTSTDGR; from the exons ATGGCTTCAGGAATTCTGTTTTTCACTCTTTTTTCGCTGTTAGCGGCCGCCGGGCGGTCGCAGTCCCCCGACGCGGCTGTCATGCAAGGGCTAAAGAAGAGTCTCAACTCACCGACTCAACTGGAGTGGAATGATCCGGACCCTTGCAAGTGGAAGAATGTGCTGTGTTCAAATAATCGGGTGGTCCGAATACAAATTGGGCGGCTGAATCTTGGCGGGTTCCTTCCTTCCAACATCAATGGGCTTACTTCTTTGCAGGTGTTTGAAGTTCAGGATAACCAAATCGGCGGGCCGCTACCGAGTTTCGCCGGTTTGAACTCTCTCCAGTCTCTTTTGGTCAACAACAACAAGTTTACGGCTATTCCTTTGGATTTCTTCAATGGTATGACTTCGTTACAGAATGTCAATTTGGAGCACAACCCTTTTACGTCTTGGGTAATTCCCGAGAGTCTCAAAAGTGCGTCTAGTCTAGACACTTTTTCGGCTACTGGTACTAATCTTAGTGGAGTTTTGCCTGAGATTTTTGGGCTAGATACGTTTCCAAGCTTGACAACGTTGCGTTTAGCATTGAATTATCTAGAGGGACCGTTGCCATCCTCGTTTTCGGGCTCTTCGATACAGACTCTGTGGCTTAATGGTCAGCAGAGTAGTTCAAGACTCAATGGTTCAATTAGTGTTTTGCAGAACATGACTCAATTGACTCAGGTTTGGTTGCATGGGAATTCTTTCTCCGGGCCATTGCCAGATTTCTCTGGCATGATTCAGCTGCAAGACTTGAGTTTAAGGGATAATAGCTTGACCGGCACCGTACCCGAGTCTTTGGTTGGATTACAGTCAATTCAGGTCGTGAATTTAACGAATAACTTGTTACAAGGGATGACTCCAAAATTTAGTAGTTCGGTGAAGGTGGATATGACAGTTAAAAGTAATAGTTTTTGTCTACCTGACCCGGGGGTAGAATGTGATCCGCGCGTTAATGTACTGCTTGATGTAGTGAAAGAGTTTGGATATCCTCATGATCTTGCCAATGCTTGGAAAGGGAATGATCCATGTGCTTCATGGAGGGGGATTACATGTAACAATGGGAGTATTACTGTGGTGAATTTTCGTCAAATGAATCTTATTGGATCAATCTCTCCGAAGTTTTCGCTAATCACAACGCTGCAAAGATTGATTTTGTCAAAAAACAGATTAACGGGAACTATACCAAGTGAGCTGACGATTTTGACCCAACTTACACTGTTGGATGTTTCGGATAATAATATTAATGGGAAAGTACCGGCTTTTTCAAGTAGTGTGACTGTAAAGACTGACGGGAATGTGAACATTGGGAAGGATTATCTGCCTTCAGAGACCACCTCTGGTGGCGATGGATCAGGCAATAATGGCAGGAAGAAATCTTCTATTGGAGTAATTTTGGGATCCGTTGTTGGTCTTTGTGCTCTTATCTTTGTTGGAGCATTGGTTTTCTTTCTTTACAGGAACAAAGTTAAGCGTTCGAGCATGGTGCAGCTTCCTCATACCATGGTTATACATCCTCGCCTATCAGGGTCTGAAGATGCGGTTAAGATTACTATTGCTGGCTCAAGCCTTAATGGCGTTACTAGTGAGACTCATAGCCAAGGGAGCAGCGGTCAGCCTGACCTTCAAGTAGTTGAGGCCGGTAACATGGTGATTTCTATCCAAGTGTTGAGAAATGTGACAGACAACTTCAATGTACAAAACATACTTGGCAGTGGTGGATTTGGAACTGTTTATAAAGGGGAGTTGCATGATGGAACTAAGATTGCTGTTAAGAGGATGGAATCTGGAATGATGAGCGATAAAGGTTTGGATGAGTTCAAATCCGAGATCTCTGTCCTTACAAAAGTTCGACATAGGCATCTAGTTGAACTTTTGGGATATTGTTTAGATGGAAGTGAGAGGCTTCTTGTTTATGAATACATGCCTCAGGGAACGCTTAGCAGGTTTCTATTTAATTGGAAGGTAGAAGGCTTGAAACCCCTGGAATGGTTGAAAAGGCTTGCCATCGCATTAGATGTCGCTAGAGGTGTTGAGTACTTGCACGGTTTGGCACAACAAAGTTTTATTCATAGGGATCTTAAGCCTTCGAACATTCTTCTTGGCGATGATATGAGGGCTAAGGTTGCAGATTTTGGGCTGGTTCGGCTTGCGCCTGATGGAAAAGCTTCGGTTGCTACTAAATTGGCTGGGACATTTGGCTATCTTGCACCAGAATATGCAG TAACTGGTAGAGTGAGTACGAAAATTGATGTTTATAGTTTTGGTGTCATTCTAATGGAGTTGATCACCGGAAGAAAGGCTATAGACGAGACTTTACCCGACGAAAACCAGCATCTAGTGGCATGGTTCCGCCGCATGCTCATCAACAAAGACACTTTCTCAAAAGCTATCGACCCGCATCTTGATCTCAACAAAGAAACACTTTCGAGTATCATCACAGTTGCAGAACTGGCTGGCCACTGCTCCTCGAGAGAACCTTATCAGAGGCCTGATATGGGCCATGTCGTTAATGTGCTCTCGTCTCTTGCTGAACTTTGGAAGCCAACCGAACCTGCTGATCCGGAAGATGTCTACGGAATCGATTATGACATGACTTTACCTCAAGCACTCAAGAAATGGCAGGCTTTTGAAGGAATGAGTTACCTTGATGATCCGTATTCTCAGCTTGGCACCAACGATAATACAGGAACGAGCATACCCAATCGGCCATCTGGATTTGCAGTCTCATTTACATCAACAGATGGGCGATGA